One Microcebus murinus isolate Inina chromosome 9, M.murinus_Inina_mat1.0, whole genome shotgun sequence DNA window includes the following coding sequences:
- the LOC105873311 gene encoding olfactory receptor 2A12: MESNQTWITEVILLGFQTDPALELLLFGIFLLFYSFTMMGNGIIWGLICLDSRLHTPMYFFLAHLAIVDMSYASSTVPKMLVNLVMHTKTISFGPCIFQTFLYLAFAVTECMILVVMSYDRYVAICHPLQYTLIMSWRVCTVLASTCWIFSFLLALVHVTLILRLPFCGPQKINHFFCQIMSVFKLACADTRLNQVVLFAGSVCVLVGPLCLVLVSYSRILLAILSIQSGEGRRKAFSTCSSHLCVVGLFFGSAIVMYMAPKSSHSQEQRKLLSLFYSLFNPMLNPLIYSLRNAEVKGAFRRILWKQRSM; the protein is encoded by the coding sequence ATGGAGAGCAACCAGACATGGATCACGGAAGTCATCCTACTGGGATTCCAGACTGACCCAGCCCTGGAGTTGCTCCTCTTTGGAATTTTCCTGCTATTCTATAGCTTCACCATGATGGGAAATGGGATTATTTGGGGGCTCATCTGCCTAGACTCTAGACTTCACACCCCAATGTACTTCTTCCTGGCACACCTGGCCATCGTTGACATGTCCTATGCCTCAAGCACAGTCCCTAAGATGCTAGTAAATCTCGTGATGCACACAAAAACCATCTCCTTTGGTCCATGcatatttcagacttttttgTATTTGGCTTTTGCTGTTACAGAGTGTATGATTTTGGTGGTGATGTCCTACGATCGGTACGTAGCCATCTGCCACCCCTTACAATACACCCTCATCATGAgctggagagtgtgcactgtccTGGCTTCCACCTGCTGGATATTTAGCTTTCTTTTGGCTCTGGTCCATGTTACTCTCATTCTGAGGCTGCCCTTTTGCGGGCCACAAAAAATCAATCACTTTTTCTGTCAAATCATGTCAGTGTTCAAATTGGCCTGTGCTGACACCAGGCTCAATCAAGTTGTCCTCTTCGCaggctctgtgtgtgttttggtgGGGCCCCTCTGCCTGGTGCTGGTCTCCTACTCGCGCATCCTGCTGGCCATCCTGAGCATCCAGTCTGGGGAGGGCCGCAgaaaggccttctccacctgctcctcccacctctgcgTGGTCGGGCTCTTCTTTGGCAGCGCCATCGTCATGTACATGGCCCCCAAGTCCAGCCACTCTCAAGAACAGAGGAAGCTTCTATCATTGTTTTACAGCCTTTTCAACCCCATGCTGAACCCCCTGATCTACAGCCTGAGGAACGCAGAGGTGAAAGGGGCCTTTAGGAGAATTCTTTGGAAGCAGAGGTCAATGTGA
- the OR2A25 gene encoding olfactory receptor 2A25, translating to MGENQTSITEFLLLGFPLGPKIQMLLFGLFSLFYVLTLLGNGVILGFISLDSRLHSPMYFFLSHLAIVDMAYACNTVPQMLVNLLDPTKPISFAGCLTQTFLFLSFAHTECLLLVVMSYDRYVAICHPLRYSAIMTWRVCIILAVTSWILGVLLALVHLVLLLPLPFCGPQKVNHFFCEIIAVLKLACADTHINEVMVLAGAVSVLVGPFSSIVISYMHILCAILKIQSGQGRQKAFSTCSSHLCVVGLFYGTAIIMYVGPQDGNPEEQKKYLLLFHSLFNPMLNPLIYSLRNKEVKGALMRMLEKERTS from the coding sequence ATGGGAGAAAATCAGACTTCCATCACAGAGTTCCTTCTCCTGGGATTTCCACTTGGCCCAAAGATTCAGATGCTTCTCTTTGGGCTCTTCTCCCTGTTCTATGTCCTCACCCTGCTGGGGAACGGGGTCATCCTGGGATTCATCTCCCTGGACTCCAGACTGCACagccccatgtacttcttcctctcaCACCTGGCCATCGTGGACATGGCCTATGCCTGCAACACTGTGCCCCAGATGCTGGTGAATCTCCTGGACCCCACCAAGCCCATCTCCTTCGCTGGCTGCTTGACACAGACCTTTCTCTTTTTGAGTTTTGCACACACGGAATGTCTTCTCCTGGTGGTGATGTCCTATGACCGGTATGTGGCCATCTGCCACCCTCTCCGATATTCTGCTATCATGACCTGGAGAGTCTGCATCATTCTGGCAGTGACTTCCTGGATTTTAGGGGTCCTCTTGGCCCTTGTACATCTAGTGTTACTCCTACCATTGCCCTTCTGTGGACCCCAGAAAGTTAATCACTTTTTCTGTGAAATCATAGCTGTTCTCAAACTTGCCTGTGCAGATACCCACATTAATGAGGTCATGGTCTTGGCGGGGGCAGTATCCGTGCTGGTGGGACCCTTCTCTTCAATTGTGATATCTTACATGCATATCCTCTGTGCCATCCTAAAGATCCAGTCAGGGCAGGGGCGCCAgaaagccttctccacctgctcctcccacctctgtgTGGTTGGACTCTTTTATGGCACAGCCATTATCATGTATGTTGGGCCCCAAGATGGGAACCCTGAGGAGCAGAAGAAATATCTCCTGCTGTTTCACAGCCTATTCAATCCCATGCTCAACCCCCTGATCTATAGTCTGAGGAACAAAGAAGTCAAAGGTGCTCTGATGAGGATGCTTGAAAAGGAGAGAACTTCATGA
- the LOC105873310 gene encoding olfactory receptor 2A5 — MTENQTWVSEFILLGFPLSPKIQMLLCGLFSLFYVLTLLGNGVILGLIWLDSKLHSPMYFFLSHLAIVDISYASNNVPKMLANLLNKKKTISFAPCIMQTFLYMAFAHTECLILVMMSYDRYVAICHPLQYSLIMSWRVCTVLAVTSWACGSLLALVHVVLILRLPFCGPHEINHFFCEILSVLKLACADTWLNQVVIFAASVFILVGPLCLVLVSYSRILLAILSIQSGEGRRKAFSTCSSHLCVVGLFFGSAIVMYMAPKSRHPEEQQKVLSLFYSLFNPMLNPLIYSLRNAEVKGALKRVLWKHRSR; from the coding sequence ATGACAGAAAATCAGACATGGGTCTCAGAATTCATTCTCCTGGGATTTCCACTCAGCCCAAAGATTCAGATGCTTCTCTGTGGGCTCTTCTCCCTGTTCTACGTCCTCACCCTGCTGGGGAACGGGGTCATCCTGGGGCTCATCTGGCTGGACTCCAAGCTCCACagccccatgtacttcttcctctcaCACCTGGCCATCGTTGATATTTCATATGCTTCCAACAATGTCCCTAAGATGCTGGCAAACCTtctgaataagaaaaaaacaatctccTTTGCCCCATGCATAATGCAGACCTTTTTATACATGGCTTTTGCTCACACCGAGTGTCTCATCTTGGTAATGATGTCCTACGATCGGTACGTGGCCATCTGCCACCCTCTGCAATACTCTCTCATCATGAGCTGGAGAGTGTGCACCGTCCTGGCCGTCACTTCCTGGGCATGTGGGTCCCTCCTGGCCCTGGTCCATGTGGTTCTCATCCTGAGGCTGCCCTTCTGTGGACCTCATGAAATCAACCACTTCTTCTGTGAAATCCTGTCTGTCCTCAAGCTGGCCTGTGCTGACACCTGGCTCAACCAAGTTGTTATATTTGCTGCTTCCGTGTTCATCCTGGTGGGGCCCCTCTGCCTGGTGCTGGTCTCCTACTCGCGCATCCTGCTGGCCATCCTGAGCATCCAGTCTGGGGAGGGCCGCAgaaaggccttctccacctgctcctcccacctctgcgTGGTCGGGCTCTTCTTTGGCAGCGCCATCGTCATGTACATGGCCCCCAAGTCCCGCCATCCTGAGGAGCAGCAGAAGGTCCTTTCCCTGTTTTACAGCCTTTTCAACCCCATGCTGAACCCCCTGATCTACAGCCTGAGGAACGCAGAGGTCAAGGGTGCCTTAAAAAGAGTGTTGTGGAAACACAGAtctaggtga